A DNA window from Mycolicibacter terrae contains the following coding sequences:
- a CDS encoding DUF4436 domain-containing protein: MAVFFIASYVVTVALYERAGCGCPRQLTEGQPAADGTAVIVDIEDLQTVKGTLTGRVTITPGPELLDPGTHGLTQDLSIAVHSAVTPTRRTWTKGMVPGEFPVPLTVSGNSAKWPFDHYQTGPITVDILRGDSTVSERISVTFIDHIAGWKNDIVGEREAGGPYRITLHRSPSTMAFGAVVVGVLVALAAVSVVVAVLTFLGRRKFQAPMTTWYAAMLFAVVPLRNALPDAPPIGSWIDVTITLWVIVALVMSMLLFVYCWWRDLKPEPVAPAPEVVAPQPVLTEVGG, translated from the coding sequence ATGGCGGTCTTCTTCATCGCCTCCTATGTCGTCACCGTCGCGTTGTACGAACGAGCGGGATGCGGCTGCCCACGCCAACTCACGGAAGGGCAGCCGGCGGCCGACGGAACGGCCGTGATCGTCGACATCGAAGATCTCCAGACGGTGAAGGGCACGCTGACCGGCAGGGTCACCATCACCCCGGGACCGGAACTGCTCGATCCGGGCACGCACGGGCTCACGCAAGATCTCAGCATCGCGGTGCACTCCGCGGTCACGCCCACCAGGCGCACCTGGACCAAGGGCATGGTGCCCGGTGAGTTCCCGGTCCCGTTGACCGTCTCCGGTAATTCGGCGAAATGGCCGTTCGATCACTACCAGACCGGGCCGATAACCGTCGACATCCTGCGCGGGGACTCCACAGTGTCGGAACGGATCTCGGTGACGTTTATCGACCATATCGCCGGCTGGAAGAACGATATTGTCGGCGAACGCGAGGCCGGCGGCCCGTATCGGATCACGCTGCACCGGTCTCCGAGCACCATGGCTTTCGGCGCCGTGGTCGTAGGTGTCCTGGTCGCGCTGGCCGCGGTGTCCGTGGTTGTCGCGGTGCTCACCTTCCTCGGCCGGAGAAAGTTCCAGGCGCCGATGACGACGTGGTATGCGGCAATGCTTTTCGCGGTGGTCCCGCTGAGGAACGCACTGCCCGACGCTCCGCCGATCGGATCCTGGATCGACGTCACGATCACGCTCTGGGTGATCGTCGCACTGGTGATGTCGATGCTGCTGTTCGTCTACTGCTGGTGGCGCGACCTGAAACCGGAGCCGGTTGCGCCGGCGCCTGAGGTGGTGGCGCCGCAGCCCGTCTTGACCGAGGTGGGCGGGTAA